A window from Plasmodium cynomolgi strain B DNA, scaffold: 0275, whole genome shotgun sequence encodes these proteins:
- a CDS encoding hypothetical protein (putative) yields the protein EQQVDKLPTQKIYDKFENGDNCVHLGRGNAKDEIVRGVNIALNVKHITDVKLATDIVNAWCHACSLGKEDVPSPNDAFHFLFYWIGDRIKRNLGDLTFYEVMIAAYHNLSSGQCNKRSIIYNDIIEPFFTWAKDLWDYEYNIRTLKEREDCSEYKSNFKFIEKLEKAKEAYKELCDRCGKSDYSGNSYCIEFKSKHIDRGKCIDGELTELNCKTIQKPLVSSSGAVVTNEVQLDQDPGSAGLTAGSKNMCI from the coding sequence GAACAACAAGTAGATAAGTTACccacacaaaaaatatacgatAAATTCGAGAATGGGGACAACTGTGTACACCTTGGAAGGGGGAACGCCAAAGATGAAATAGTGAGAGGTGTGAACATTGCCCTGAATGTAAAACATATAACAGATGTAAAATTAGCCACAGACATTGTCAATGCCTGGTGCCACGCGTGTTCATTGGGGAAGGAGGACGTACCATCCCCGAATGATGCTTTCCACTTCCTATTTTATTGGATAGGTGACAGAATAAAGAGAAATTTGGGTGACCTTACATTTTACGAGGTCATGATAGCAGCTTACCATAATCTATCGAGTGGCCAATGTAATAAGAgaagtattatatataatgatattatCGAACCTTTCTTCACATGGGCTAAGGATCTATGGGATTATGAATATAACATTCGTACGTTGAAAGAGCGCGAAGACTGTAGTGAATATAAAtctaattttaaatttattgagAAATTAGAGAAAGCGAAGGAAGCATATAAGGAGTTATGTGATAGATGTGGTAAAAGTGATTATAGTGGTAATAGTTATTGTATAGAATTTAAAAGTAAACATATAGATAGGGGAAAGTGCATAGATGGGGAGCTAACGGAATTAAACTGTAAAACAATACAGAAACCGCTGGTCTCATCATCTGGGGCAGTAGTGACGAATGAAGTGCAACTTGATCAGGATCCTGGAAGTGCCGGTCTTACAGCGGGtagcaaaaatatgtgcatataa